The following coding sequences lie in one Nitrospirota bacterium genomic window:
- a CDS encoding hydrogenase small subunit — protein MKLFPDDPLQEAAESMGALGDKDLSRRDFMKFCTGMAALLALPASFIPKIAEALGGKKPYLVWLEFQDCCGNTEALLRASKPTVGDIVLDILSVDYHETIMAPAGKQAEKSLMDVVKNQKGKYLVVVEGSIPMKDGGVYCCIGGRSAVDIAREVCGNALATIAVGTCAAYGGIPAALPNPTGAVSVKEAVPGATVINLPGCPVNAENITACIVHYLTFGSLPNTDKLGRPYFAYGKRIHDNCERRAHFDAGQFVRQWGDEGHRQGWCLYEMGCKGPETFKNCPTIKYNEGTSWPVQAGHGCIGCAEPNFWDTMTPFYRRLPKVPGVSIESTADKVGAGLAAATAAGLVIHGIGRAISPKKEDK, from the coding sequence ATGAAGTTGTTTCCAGATGATCCATTGCAGGAAGCAGCGGAATCAATGGGGGCTCTCGGCGATAAGGATTTGTCCCGCAGAGACTTCATGAAGTTCTGCACCGGGATGGCTGCATTACTGGCACTGCCCGCTTCGTTCATCCCGAAGATCGCCGAAGCACTGGGCGGCAAGAAGCCGTATCTTGTATGGCTTGAGTTTCAGGACTGCTGCGGCAATACCGAGGCCCTTTTGAGGGCGTCAAAGCCGACAGTCGGAGACATTGTCCTTGATATTCTCTCAGTAGATTATCATGAGACGATAATGGCGCCGGCGGGAAAGCAGGCGGAGAAGTCGCTGATGGATGTGGTGAAAAACCAGAAGGGCAAATACCTTGTTGTTGTGGAAGGCTCCATCCCCATGAAAGACGGCGGTGTTTATTGCTGCATAGGCGGCCGGTCAGCTGTTGACATTGCAAGGGAGGTTTGCGGCAACGCGCTTGCAACGATTGCAGTAGGCACATGCGCCGCTTACGGAGGAATTCCTGCCGCGCTGCCGAATCCCACAGGAGCGGTAAGTGTAAAAGAGGCTGTGCCGGGCGCGACAGTGATCAACCTGCCGGGCTGTCCGGTAAACGCTGAAAATATTACCGCCTGCATCGTCCATTACCTGACGTTCGGATCACTCCCAAATACTGATAAACTCGGCAGGCCTTATTTCGCTTACGGAAAAAGGATCCACGACAATTGCGAGAGAAGGGCGCACTTTGACGCCGGGCAGTTCGTAAGGCAATGGGGAGACGAGGGCCACAGACAGGGCTGGTGTTTATATGAAATGGGATGCAAGGGCCCTGAGACATTTAAGAACTGCCCCACCATCAAATACAATGAAGGCACAAGCTGGCCTGTTCAGGCAGGACACGGCTGCATCGGCTGCGCCGAGCCTAACTTCTGGGACACCATGACACCCTTCTACAGGAGACTGCCGAAGGTTCCCGGAGTTAGCATCGAAAGCACGGCTGATAAAGTCGGCGCCGGACTTGCCGCGGCAACAGCGGCGGGCCTTGTGATACACGGAATAGGACGGGCAATCTCGCCCAAAAAAGAAGATAAATAG
- a CDS encoding PilZ domain-containing protein yields the protein MIMNTEFTYTVSGERKAHAGFCKDLSHTGIKFLTERNLEKGTLIEILFDTKSSRFKPMKAGAEIVRSEFKNNKYVVAGKILEYK from the coding sequence ATGATAATGAACACGGAGTTTACTTATACCGTATCCGGGGAAAGAAAGGCTCATGCCGGATTTTGTAAAGATCTGAGCCACACGGGGATCAAATTCCTGACGGAACGTAATTTGGAAAAGGGAACGCTGATAGAAATTTTATTTGATACAAAAAGCAGCAGGTTCAAGCCGATGAAGGCAGGGGCGGAGATCGTCCGTTCGGAGTTTAAAAATAATAAATATGTGGTTGCAGGCAAGATACTGGAATACAAATAG
- a CDS encoding YjbQ family protein — translation MKSYRKELWFNVPSRRAFINITPQVEECLKESGIKEGLALVNAMHITASVFINDDESGLHFDYDVWLEKLAPHEPVSQYRHNNTGEDNGDAHLKRQVMGREVVAAVTKGKLDFGPWEQIFYGEFDGMRNKRVLVKIIGE, via the coding sequence ATGAAATCTTATCGTAAAGAACTCTGGTTCAATGTGCCGTCAAGGCGCGCGTTCATCAACATTACCCCGCAGGTTGAGGAGTGCCTGAAGGAAAGCGGAATCAAAGAGGGATTGGCGCTGGTTAATGCCATGCACATCACGGCGTCAGTCTTTATTAATGACGATGAATCAGGCCTGCATTTCGACTATGATGTATGGCTTGAAAAGCTCGCTCCGCATGAACCTGTTTCACAATACCGCCACAACAACACCGGAGAGGACAACGGCGATGCGCACCTGAAACGCCAGGTAATGGGCAGGGAGGTTGTCGCCGCCGTGACAAAGGGAAAGCTGGACTTCGGCCCGTGGGAGCAGATCTTTTACGGTGAGTTTGACGGGATGAGAAATAAGCGTGTGCTGGTGAAGATAATCGGCGAGTGA
- a CDS encoding adenylyl-sulfate kinase, translating to MPKVIWITGLPGSGKSTVALELKKKIPDAVILRIDDLRKIVTPAPTYSGKEREYVYKALVYTAKTIYDLGHNVIIDATGSRKFWRKLARKLIPDFFEVYLKCPVELCIEREKTRADTHGAPKKIYEKGKAGAPVPGVNVPYEEPEDPELIIDAEKESAEEAAERIVRLTGE from the coding sequence ATGCCAAAGGTCATCTGGATTACCGGGTTGCCGGGGAGCGGGAAGAGCACGGTTGCACTGGAATTGAAAAAGAAAATTCCAGACGCGGTAATTCTCAGAATTGACGATCTCAGGAAGATCGTAACGCCTGCGCCCACATATTCCGGCAAAGAACGGGAGTATGTTTACAAGGCGCTTGTCTATACGGCAAAGACCATTTACGACCTCGGCCATAATGTGATAATCGACGCAACCGGCAGCAGGAAATTCTGGCGTAAGCTTGCCCGGAAATTAATCCCTGATTTTTTTGAAGTGTACCTGAAATGTCCGGTCGAGCTATGCATTGAGCGCGAGAAAACGAGGGCCGATACGCATGGCGCCCCAAAGAAGATATATGAAAAAGGAAAGGCAGGCGCGCCTGTGCCGGGCGTGAATGTCCCCTATGAAGAGCCTGAAGACCCTGAATTGATAATCGATGCTGAAAAGGAGTCCGCGGAAGAGGCGGCAGAGAGGATCGTCAGGCTGACGGGGGAATAG
- a CDS encoding diguanylate cyclase, translating to MGKKKMEDRHKTKEQLIEELNGLRRRIAALENDGVMRTADALRKNEKDLRNITSNLAEGIYVLNEEGRIVFMNPEAERLLGWTIDELNEKGPHELVHCWKEDGTPLSFEECSMHNVLSTGKRYSSTDEVFLRKDGTVFPISVITSPVIEDGKIVASVTAFRDITELKKMEEQLKAISVTDELTGLFNRRGFFTLAEKEFKLANRNRRRMSLLYLDLDGMKKINDELGHTSGDQALTDAANILRKSFRDSDIIGRIGGDEFAVLITEASESDIENVIIKNIRKNLMAHNEHDKRGYKLLLSMGMAHYDPEAPCPMYELMTRADTRMYEDKKRKVQQKGVSVTSKPARTERRAYTRYQNGDDCLAQLDDLGKFGIKDISAGGICLRPFCHLPVNSIHEIIISSPANGAITTTGAVVWASLREAANDPPQYEVGLKFIGINSATERSVNSFINKFASEKTPETK from the coding sequence ATGGGCAAGAAAAAAATGGAAGACCGGCACAAGACAAAGGAGCAACTCATTGAAGAGCTGAACGGACTGCGCCGTCGAATTGCAGCGCTTGAAAACGATGGTGTCATGAGAACAGCTGATGCATTGCGAAAGAACGAAAAGGACCTGCGCAATATCACATCGAATCTTGCTGAAGGGATCTATGTCCTCAATGAGGAAGGGCGTATTGTTTTCATGAACCCCGAGGCCGAACGGCTCCTGGGATGGACCATTGATGAATTAAACGAGAAGGGCCCTCATGAGCTTGTCCACTGCTGGAAAGAGGACGGCACGCCCCTGTCCTTTGAAGAATGCAGTATGCATAATGTTCTCTCAACAGGCAAGCGATATTCCTCAACCGATGAGGTTTTCCTGCGGAAGGACGGAACGGTTTTCCCGATATCCGTAATTACCAGCCCGGTTATCGAGGACGGTAAAATTGTCGCTTCGGTAACCGCGTTTCGCGATATCACCGAGCTCAAGAAGATGGAGGAGCAGCTTAAGGCCATCTCCGTGACTGACGAATTGACCGGCCTTTTCAACAGGCGCGGTTTCTTCACACTGGCTGAAAAGGAATTCAAACTGGCAAACAGGAACAGGAGGAGGATGTCGCTCCTCTACCTCGACCTGGACGGCATGAAGAAGATAAACGATGAGCTGGGGCACACGTCCGGGGACCAGGCCTTGACAGACGCCGCAAATATCCTCAGGAAAAGTTTTCGCGATTCCGATATCATCGGCCGTATTGGCGGAGATGAGTTTGCCGTACTTATCACTGAGGCGTCCGAGTCTGATATTGAGAATGTAATAATAAAAAATATCAGGAAAAATCTAATGGCACATAATGAGCATGACAAACGCGGCTACAAACTCCTGCTCAGCATGGGAATGGCGCACTATGACCCGGAAGCCCCGTGCCCGATGTATGAGTTAATGACACGGGCTGACACGCGGATGTATGAAGATAAAAAGCGCAAAGTGCAGCAGAAAGGAGTCTCGGTGACGTCAAAGCCCGCGCGAACGGAAAGGCGGGCGTATACTCGTTACCAAAACGGCGATGATTGCCTGGCGCAGCTTGATGATCTGGGGAAGTTTGGAATAAAAGACATAAGCGCCGGCGGGATATGCCTGAGACCATTCTGCCATTTGCCTGTTAACAGCATCCATGAAATAATAATTTCTTCACCTGCCAATGGCGCAATAACGACAACCGGCGCAGTGGTCTGGGCCTCATTGAGGGAAGCTGCAAATGACCCGCCCCAGTATGAGGTCGGCCTGAAATTCATCGGCATAAATAGCGCTACAGAAAGATCGGTCAACAGTTTCATCAACAAGTTTGCTTCTGAAAAAACCCCGGAAACTAAATAG
- the tadA gene encoding Flp pilus assembly complex ATPase component TadA produces MKRRKLGEILVEEGLISDEQLDTALIIQKGKNKKLGKVLIELGYINELQVAETLTKQLSLQMVDCNDYTPTQEILSLVPKEIAEAKIVLPLELKNKNLLLAMANPLDWETIEDISFETGLKLSVAISSENNILTAIERFYGASADTWNFLKELPSYDEVEFLKQEDAESDARQGISYQDSEAPPIVRLVSMIIADAVNSGSSDIHIEPRETYVQVRFRIDGNLKNIHQFAKNIHDSVVSRIKIISNLDITNRRFPQDGRSAMRLKEKAVELRISTLPSVHGEKVVIRLLDPTTGLIPLSNLGIPANIIRPVIDIVSQPQGMLLVTGPTGSGKTTTLYSILQQLRNETKNIITLEDPVEYKLADITQVGINDGIGFSFANALRSVLRQDPDIVMVGEIRDLDTAEIGSRAALTGHLVLSTLHTNDTISTITRLIDIGLKPFLVTAAVTGVIAQRLIRRICSNCKVETPAPEELTRFEVKHLKTYYKGAGCDKCNNTGYKGRVGVYEMLRMDTKLKRLISKSYTVDELWDAARSSGTKSLFEDAWSKVEEGLTTVEEVIAKIPYPLFLSEAKKEKVG; encoded by the coding sequence ATGAAAAGAAGAAAACTTGGAGAGATCCTTGTAGAAGAAGGGTTGATCTCAGACGAACAGCTTGATACCGCCCTTATTATTCAGAAGGGGAAGAACAAGAAACTCGGCAAGGTCCTTATTGAGCTTGGCTACATAAATGAGCTGCAGGTAGCTGAAACGCTTACGAAACAGCTTTCCCTGCAGATGGTGGACTGCAACGATTACACCCCGACACAAGAGATCTTGTCCCTTGTCCCGAAAGAAATTGCTGAAGCCAAGATAGTGCTGCCGCTTGAATTGAAGAACAAGAACCTCTTGCTCGCAATGGCCAATCCGCTTGACTGGGAGACCATAGAGGACATTTCTTTTGAGACCGGGCTGAAATTGTCTGTTGCTATCTCGTCAGAAAACAATATATTGACTGCGATTGAGCGTTTCTACGGCGCTTCGGCTGACACATGGAATTTTCTCAAGGAGCTGCCATCGTATGACGAGGTTGAATTTCTTAAACAGGAAGATGCGGAGTCCGATGCCAGGCAGGGAATCAGCTATCAGGACAGCGAGGCCCCCCCTATCGTCAGACTCGTGTCCATGATTATAGCCGATGCCGTAAATTCCGGTTCAAGCGATATCCATATCGAGCCGCGTGAAACATACGTGCAGGTGCGCTTCAGGATAGACGGCAATCTGAAAAATATCCATCAATTTGCAAAAAACATCCATGATTCTGTTGTCTCAAGGATAAAGATCATCTCGAACCTCGATATTACAAACAGACGGTTCCCGCAGGACGGCAGAAGCGCAATGCGCCTCAAGGAAAAAGCCGTTGAGCTCAGGATATCGACATTGCCTTCTGTTCACGGTGAGAAAGTCGTTATCCGGCTGCTTGACCCGACTACGGGACTGATCCCGCTCAGCAATCTTGGCATTCCTGCTAATATCATCAGACCCGTTATTGACATTGTCAGCCAGCCGCAGGGCATGCTGCTTGTTACCGGGCCCACCGGCAGCGGGAAGACAACAACACTATATTCCATCCTGCAGCAACTGCGTAACGAGACAAAAAACATAATTACGCTTGAAGACCCGGTTGAATATAAACTTGCTGATATAACACAGGTCGGAATAAACGACGGTATAGGTTTTTCGTTTGCCAACGCTCTCCGTTCAGTGTTAAGACAAGACCCGGATATCGTCATGGTCGGAGAGATCAGAGACCTGGATACTGCCGAGATTGGGTCAAGGGCCGCGCTGACAGGCCACCTGGTATTAAGCACCTTACATACCAATGACACTATTTCCACAATTACACGGTTGATAGATATAGGACTCAAGCCTTTTCTGGTGACAGCCGCTGTTACGGGCGTTATTGCCCAGAGGCTCATCAGAAGGATCTGCAGCAACTGCAAAGTCGAGACCCCGGCGCCGGAAGAGCTGACGAGGTTTGAAGTCAAGCATTTAAAGACATATTACAAGGGGGCCGGTTGTGACAAATGTAATAACACCGGATATAAAGGCCGGGTCGGCGTTTATGAAATGCTGAGAATGGACACAAAACTGAAACGTCTTATCTCAAAGAGTTACACAGTGGATGAACTGTGGGACGCGGCAAGAAGTTCGGGGACCAAATCACTCTTTGAAGACGCCTGGTCGAAAGTGGAAGAAGGGTTAACGACGGTTGAAGAGGTAATAGCCAAGATCCCTTATCCCCTCTTTTTAAGTGAAGCGAAAAAAGAGAAGGTAGGATAA
- a CDS encoding KUP/HAK/KT family potassium transporter, with the protein MTGIIKAMGLVFGDIGTSPIYTVTVVFLLLQPTAENIMGVMSLIFWTMIILVFIQYDWLAMGLSIRGEGGTIVLREILAPLIKDKKKAVFITILSFVGISLLIGDGVITPAISILSAVEGSVLIPGFENTSQGTIVFVSILIAIVLFVVQSKGTEKVSGAFGPVMVVWFLSLFTTGIISLSEAPEILKALNPYYGINFLIENGWKGYIALGEIILCATGGEALYADMGHLGAKPIRQAWGGVFIALALNYFGQGAFLLKHPEAKNILFEMVFHFSETFYVPFLLLSISATVIASQAMISGMFSIIYQAITIRIMPPLKVGYTSVERKSQIYIASVNWFLLAAVLFIMMEFGQSSRLAAAYGLAVTGTMTITGIMMMWIFYLKKMPMYSLLALFITGVDILYLSSNFYKIPHGGYWSLIIGSVPLTMILIYTQGQKQLYRMMNFMPFEEFIKKFNNAYTTAPKIRGTALFLIRDIQSIPPYITQTMFSHGIVYEDNIFISIMSRSDPYGVIGFYREDIANGIRSFEIQVGYMELISAEDILREAGIDERAVYYGLEDISAKNPVWKFFSLIKRVMPTFIRFYEFPTEKLHGVITKVTM; encoded by the coding sequence ATGACAGGTATTATTAAAGCGATGGGGCTTGTATTCGGCGATATCGGCACAAGCCCTATATATACTGTTACGGTAGTCTTCCTCCTCCTTCAGCCCACCGCTGAAAATATTATGGGCGTCATGTCGCTGATCTTCTGGACCATGATAATCCTGGTCTTCATTCAGTACGACTGGCTCGCTATGGGATTAAGCATCAGGGGTGAGGGCGGGACCATAGTGCTCAGGGAGATCCTGGCCCCACTTATTAAGGACAAGAAGAAGGCGGTCTTTATAACCATCCTGTCTTTTGTGGGAATATCGCTGCTCATAGGCGACGGGGTCATTACCCCTGCCATCAGTATCCTCAGCGCGGTGGAAGGCTCCGTTTTGATACCGGGTTTTGAAAACACTTCACAGGGGACGATAGTATTTGTTTCAATACTGATAGCCATAGTCCTTTTTGTTGTACAGAGCAAAGGGACTGAGAAGGTCTCAGGCGCATTCGGGCCTGTTATGGTCGTGTGGTTTTTGTCCCTTTTTACCACCGGAATAATATCATTGTCAGAGGCCCCTGAAATACTGAAGGCCCTTAACCCTTATTACGGGATCAATTTTCTTATTGAAAACGGATGGAAGGGATATATCGCGCTTGGAGAGATCATCCTTTGCGCAACCGGAGGCGAGGCGCTTTATGCGGACATGGGACATCTGGGCGCAAAGCCCATAAGGCAGGCCTGGGGCGGGGTTTTTATTGCCCTGGCATTGAACTACTTCGGGCAGGGCGCGTTTTTACTGAAACATCCCGAAGCCAAAAACATACTTTTTGAAATGGTGTTTCACTTTTCAGAAACTTTCTATGTCCCGTTTCTCCTGCTCAGCATCAGCGCCACTGTGATCGCTTCGCAGGCAATGATAAGCGGCATGTTCTCGATAATTTATCAGGCAATAACGATACGCATCATGCCTCCCTTGAAAGTCGGCTATACTTCCGTCGAGAGAAAATCGCAGATATACATTGCGTCCGTGAACTGGTTTTTGCTCGCCGCCGTCCTGTTCATAATGATGGAGTTCGGGCAATCAAGCCGTCTCGCGGCGGCATACGGCCTCGCCGTCACCGGAACAATGACGATCACCGGGATCATGATGATGTGGATCTTCTATCTCAAGAAAATGCCTATGTATTCGCTTCTGGCTTTGTTTATCACAGGGGTGGACATACTGTACCTGTCTTCCAATTTCTACAAGATCCCGCACGGCGGCTACTGGTCCCTGATCATCGGCTCTGTCCCGCTTACCATGATATTGATTTACACGCAGGGGCAGAAGCAGCTTTACCGGATGATGAACTTCATGCCTTTTGAAGAGTTCATAAAAAAATTCAACAACGCTTATACGACGGCCCCGAAGATAAGAGGCACAGCGCTTTTTCTCATCAGGGACATCCAAAGCATTCCCCCCTACATTACGCAGACCATGTTTTCTCACGGCATTGTTTACGAAGACAATATTTTTATCTCCATCATGAGCAGGAGCGACCCCTACGGGGTTATCGGCTTTTACAGGGAAGACATCGCAAACGGGATAAGGTCGTTTGAGATCCAGGTGGGTTACATGGAGCTTATTTCAGCGGAGGACATTCTAAGGGAAGCGGGTATTGATGAAAGAGCGGTCTATTACGGCCTCGAAGATATTTCAGCCAAAAACCCCGTCTGGAAATTTTTCTCACTGATCAAGAGGGTGATGCCGACATTCATAAGATTTTACGAGTTCCCGACAGAAAAACTTCACGGAGTTATTACAAAGGTGACGATGTAA
- a CDS encoding DUF4416 family protein — MSKILRDPHPVKLFVGMLSQDASLFDQLLEKLRELFGPSDIESSVWQWQHSAYYEKEMGADLKRKFVFFEKLINPQTISGIKLKTIELEKQCLNESGGRGINLDPGYLDSAKIVLVSTKDYSHRLYLGNGIYGEVTLIYSGKSYQVLPYTYPDFRTEEYHDIFKKARELFKKNPR, encoded by the coding sequence ATGAGCAAAATACTTCGGGACCCGCATCCGGTAAAGTTATTCGTCGGGATGCTTTCACAGGATGCTTCCCTCTTTGATCAGCTTTTAGAGAAACTCCGCGAACTCTTCGGGCCTTCGGATATCGAAAGCTCCGTATGGCAGTGGCAGCACTCCGCTTATTATGAAAAAGAGATGGGCGCTGACCTGAAAAGGAAGTTTGTCTTCTTTGAGAAATTAATAAACCCGCAGACCATCTCCGGGATAAAATTAAAGACAATTGAGCTTGAAAAGCAGTGCCTCAATGAGAGCGGCGGGAGGGGAATAAACCTTGACCCGGGCTATTTGGATTCGGCAAAGATCGTCCTGGTTTCCACAAAAGACTATTCCCACCGGTTATACCTCGGCAATGGAATATACGGGGAAGTCACCCTGATCTACTCAGGCAAATCATACCAGGTCCTGCCGTATACTTACCCCGATTTCAGGACAGAAGAGTACCATGATATATTTAAAAAGGCGAGGGAGCTTTTCAAGAAAAATCCGCGGTAA
- a CDS encoding TerC family protein — MDLGSFGSITFDINFLSSLMSIVIIDLILAGDNAVVIAMAVRSLPHDQRKKGILFGSGAAVLLRVILTFFVAQLLQVNYIKLMGGILILWIAVKLFMEGVPEDKSGKEAATITQAIRIIVVADITMATDNMLAVGGASHGNLFLLLFGLGLSIPFIVFTSNLLSKLMDRYPAIIYIGAAILGKVGGEMIITDPVIVTMLSPGKVIQYAVEITFAAGVIVAGKLWMKWKVSREEKRDHVHEDA, encoded by the coding sequence ATGGACTTGGGTTCTTTCGGCAGCATAACATTCGATATCAATTTTCTTTCCAGTCTCATGAGTATCGTGATAATAGACCTGATACTGGCGGGAGACAATGCCGTGGTGATCGCCATGGCTGTCAGGTCTCTTCCCCACGACCAGAGGAAGAAAGGGATCCTTTTCGGTTCAGGCGCTGCCGTCCTGCTCAGAGTGATACTGACCTTCTTCGTGGCCCAGCTCCTCCAGGTAAATTACATAAAGCTTATGGGCGGCATACTGATCTTATGGATAGCGGTAAAGCTTTTCATGGAAGGCGTGCCTGAGGACAAATCAGGTAAAGAAGCTGCTACTATAACTCAGGCAATCAGGATAATCGTCGTTGCCGACATTACAATGGCTACAGACAATATGCTGGCAGTGGGCGGGGCCTCGCACGGCAACCTGTTCCTGCTCCTGTTCGGTCTTGGTTTAAGTATCCCGTTTATTGTTTTCACGAGCAACCTCCTCTCAAAGCTGATGGACAGGTACCCGGCTATTATCTACATCGGCGCCGCCATTCTCGGGAAGGTTGGCGGTGAGATGATCATTACGGACCCTGTTATTGTAACCATGCTTAGCCCCGGCAAGGTGATACAATATGCTGTAGAGATCACCTTTGCTGCCGGAGTCATCGTGGCTGGAAAGCTCTGGATGAAGTGGAAGGTTTCAAGGGAAGAGAAAAGGGACCATGTTCATGAAGACGCTTAA
- a CDS encoding cytidylate kinase-like family protein — protein sequence MAILTISREFGSGGREIGQAVAKLLNYEYVEKQNILADLKAAGGKWEKWGKDLDEHCPTLWEKHDWSFRGFSALVQSFILDHALKGRVVIMGRGGNFLLRGIPPAFSVRIVAPVEKRLERTMLRESVDRETAKWLIERTDSERECFIRSVYSKKWDDPTEYDMVADTGVNSEDEIVKTLHAILLEKQRFDSEIETLRIRADAARVKAGLLTNPRIFVPTLDVFYDKHGLVLRGIVHNPGEHKAVEEEAKKLAGDLPLKCELHYRGKHQP from the coding sequence ATGGCGATACTGACTATATCAAGGGAATTTGGAAGCGGCGGCAGGGAAATAGGGCAGGCCGTAGCGAAGCTTTTAAATTATGAATATGTAGAAAAGCAGAATATTTTAGCCGACCTGAAGGCCGCAGGCGGGAAGTGGGAAAAATGGGGGAAAGACCTTGATGAGCACTGTCCGACCCTGTGGGAAAAACATGACTGGTCATTCAGGGGGTTTTCAGCCCTTGTTCAAAGTTTCATCCTTGATCACGCGCTAAAAGGCAGAGTGGTAATTATGGGAAGGGGCGGAAATTTCCTTCTCAGGGGTATTCCTCCGGCGTTCAGTGTCCGTATCGTTGCGCCAGTTGAAAAAAGGCTCGAAAGGACCATGCTTCGTGAGTCAGTTGACAGGGAAACGGCAAAGTGGCTTATAGAGAGAACTGATAGTGAAAGAGAGTGTTTTATCCGCTCCGTCTATAGTAAAAAGTGGGACGATCCAACTGAGTACGACATGGTTGCGGATACCGGCGTTAATTCTGAAGACGAGATTGTAAAAACCCTGCACGCGATACTTTTGGAAAAGCAGCGGTTCGATTCGGAAATTGAAACCCTCCGCATACGCGCTGATGCGGCAAGGGTCAAAGCCGGGCTGCTTACAAACCCCAGGATCTTTGTCCCTACTCTGGATGTTTTTTACGATAAGCACGGGCTTGTCTTGCGGGGGATCGTGCACAACCCCGGAGAACATAAGGCCGTTGAAGAAGAGGCAAAAAAATTGGCCGGAGACCTGCCGCTGAAGTGCGAACTCCACTACAGGGGAAAGCATCAGCCATAA